Below is a genomic region from Mesorhizobium sp. NZP2298.
GAAAGGCGGCGTGCCGAGGCCGCACTGCAGACACTCAACTCCACGCTCGAACAACGGGTCATCGATGAAGTGGCAGAACGCTCGAAGACAGAGGAGCAACTGCGGCAGGTTCAAAAGATGGAAGCGGTCGGCCAGTTGACAGGCGGCATTGCGCACGACTTCAACAACATGCTCGCGGTCATCATCGGTGGGCTCAATCTGCTTCAGCGCAAATTGTCCAAAGGCGAGACTGACGTCAGCCGATTTGTCGAAGGGGCCATGGATGGAGCGCATCGCGCGGCCGCCCTTACTCAGCGATTGCTGGCCTTCTCTCGACAACAACCGCTCAAGCCGGAGCCCATCAACGCCAACCGCCTAGTTGGTGGCATGACCGAACTGTTGATGCGCACACTCGGAGAAACGATCACGGTGGAGACGGCGTTCGGAGCCGGTCTCTGGCAGGTCAAGGCCGATCCCAGTCAGTTGGAGAGCGCCCTGCTCAACCTGTCGGTCAACGCGCGGGACGCCATGCCCAGCGGCGGCAAGCTGACCATCGAGACGTCGAACGCCTATGTCGATGAGCGATACGCTCGTGAGTCCGCCATCGCCGCGGGTCAATTCGTGCTGATTGCCGTGACCGATACCGGTACGGGCATGACCGCGGACGTTCTCGCCAAGGCGTTCGATCCCTTCTACACGACCAAGAATGTCGGCAAGGGCACCGGGCTTGGCCTAAGCCAGGTTTACGGCTTTGTCCGGCAATCGGGCGGCAATGTGAAGATATACTCCGAGCCCGGCGTGGGCACGACGATCAAGATCTATCTGCCCCGGTATTACGGCAGCACCGATCAAGACTCCCAAAAGCCCAGATCAAAGTCGATCGATGGTGGCCTTCCAAGTGAAATCGTCATGGTGGTCGAGGACGAGGATCGCGTGCGGGCAGTATCGTCGGAAGCTTTGCGCGAGCTTGGCTATACCGTCGTCGAAGCCAGTGGTCCCACCGAAGCGATCAAGATGATTGAAGGCGGGCAGCAATTGTCCCTGCTTTTTACCGACGTCGTCATGCCTGAGATGTCGGGGCGGCAGCTGGTTGATATCCTGCGCAAGAATAACCCCAAGCTCAAGGTTCTTTACACCACCGGCTACACGCGCAACGCAATCGTTCACAACGGAATGCTCGATCCTGGAACGCAGCTTTTGCCGAAGCCTTTCAGCCTTGAAGACCTCGCCGAAAAGGTGAGGACGATTCTCGACGATCCTTCCTAGTACGCACCAGCTCAGCATCTCCCGCGCGACGGACGATTTACATGCACTGTCGTTTGCCCTGACCGGAAACAGGATGAATGAAATGGTTGCGCCGCGTGCTGTCTGGAAAGGCTTTTTGAAGGTTGGCTCGGTCACCTGCGGCATCAAGATTGTGGGCGCCGCCAGCGAAGCTTCGAAGATTCACTTCAAGATTTTGAACCGCAAAGACGGCCTGCCTGTTAAAAGCGTCTACGCCGACGAGAAGACAGGGGAGCCGGTCGAAACGGAAGACGAGGTCGAGGGTTTCGAGGTGGAGACGGACGAATTCCTCCAGATCGAGCCGGACGACATTAAGGCACTCAAGCTCACCTCGGATCACACATTGGAGGTGGTGAGTTCGTCGCGATCGGCGAGATCGACACCCGCTATCTGGAGAAGCCCTACTTTCTCATTCCAGCCGACGGCGCGGCCGTCAAGGCTTACGGCGTGATCCGCGATGCCATGAAGAACAAGGGCGTCGCTGCTCGGTCCTGCATCATGCTCTATCAGCGCGGCCGGGAGGTTGTGATTCAGCCCTACGGCAGGGGCATGGTGGTGACCGAGCTGCGAACCCACAACGAGATGGTTTCCGTAGAGAGTGTCTTCGGCGGTCTTACCGGGGCGAAATACGATCCTGAGTTGCTCGAAATCGCCGGCATGCTAGTCGATAAAAAGGTGACCACTTTCGATCCGTCGAAATTCGAAGACACCTACGAAGATGCGCTGATTGCCATGATCGACGCGAAGCGCAGGGGCAAGGCGCCCCCAAAGGCGGCGCCCAAGCCTCAGGAGAACGTCATCAACCTGGCCGAGGTGCTCAAGAAAAGCCTCACGCAGGAAGGATTGGCGAAGCCAAAGACGAGCGCGCCGAGGCGCAAGAGCGCTTAATGCAAACCCACCACAGAGTTGATCAAGGAGCCATTTGTGACTCAATTGACTGTCGAGCAATGTCGGGCGGCGCGAGCTTTGGTGGACTGGTCACAAGCCAGGCTCGGCGCCAAAGCGCAGGTCAGTGAGGGAACCGTTCGGGACTTCGAGAAGAGCAAGCGCGTTCCATCCGGCGACATGCTGGTTGCGATGCGATCCGCCCTTGAGCGGGCGGGAGTTGCCTTTCTAGGTGATGGAGAGACGATCCATGGCGGACCAGGCGTTCGGCTCAAGACGCCAACGGCGCCGCGCTCGCCTATTCAGGATGGCGAAGCGGGAATTATTCAGAACAGCGAAATGTAAGCCGCCGCTTGGATCGGCCCATCGGTGGACGTTACCTTTGATCGTTGTAGGGCTCTTTCGTTTGTCCAACCATCTTCGCCAGCTCCGAAAACGGTAGAATGTCGGATTCGCCTTGGGAATTGTTCGCGATCTGCAGAAGACGGATTGGAAAGCAGATAGCGTCGCGATTGGCCAGCGGCATGTCTTCGTAGGTGCGCTCATCGCCCGTGAAATTGGCTTCGGACTTCCGCAAGGCGATATCGATGTCGTCGACTGAAAGCAGGCCTTTGTGGACCAGCAAATTGTTGATCGACGCGATCGCCATCATCAGACCTTCAAGCTGGAGATTGGCGACGTTCATGGCCTGGAACTCTTTACCTGGTCGGATGGGTTCTGCCCGTCTGACTGGTGAGTCTTGTCGTCCACCTCATTGACGGGGCGCGTCAGTCCAACGCCATTCTTGGGTCTCCTGTTTCCCGCCGCGTCCTGAGAGAACGCATCCGAAGAATCGGCGCCGGTCTTTGCTGGATATTTTGTTGCCCCGGTTTCGCGATGGTTTTCGTTGTTAGACATGTGTTGGTTCTCCATGTGGTTAAATGTAACCACCCTCGGCAGTGCTAGTTCCGCCCAGATGGAACATTCCCTACGGCCGGTCGTTGGCCAGAGAGGAGACACGGAAATGGCCACGATCAAGAACCTCGGCCGGGCGATTGTCAGGGAGCCGGAGCCAGCCGGCGCGAAGATAGAGCGTAAAGGCCTGAACGGCAGCGACGAGGAGCAAACGTCACGCACCCCAAGCCGGCAGGCGCTTTACCTAAAACAAACGCCCGCTGGCAGAACCCTTTCCCTGCCATACGAATCGATGCGCGGCCGGTGGCCGGCAAAGCACCTCGTCCGACCAACCGACCGGGAGAATAATCATGCCGCCCAAACCAGAGCCAAATGAAGAACCCCCGGTAGATGCCCCGGCCTGGACTCCCGACGTGCGAGAGCCTGACCCGGATCTTCTGCCGAACGAACTTCCTCTCCCCAATCCCGACGAGAACCGTGATCCCCCGAAGCGAGCGCTGCAATGAGCATCGATGTGGTGCGCAGCGGTGGCTGCCTTTGCGGTGCGGTTCGCTTTTTGGTGAGAGGCGCACCCCTGCGCGTCGGACTTTGCCATTGCCAGGATTGTCGGCGCACAAGCGGCAGTGCGTTTACCTTCTTCGGCGTTTGGCCGCGACCTGCTTATCAAGGCGCTGGAAACCTGCGGGCTTTCGAAGAACGAAGCTTTTGCCCAGAATGCGGATCGCGCGTTGCCTCGCTGCGGGAGGAAGAGGCCGAGATCATGCTCGGGAACCTCGATCATGCCCCCAGCGATGTCATACCCGGCTATGAACTTTGGATCGGCCGTCGCGAACCGTGGCTGATGGATTTGCAGTGGGCTGAGCAGTTTGAGCATGACCGAGAGCCGCGTGCTATCGACGCGCCATCGATTGAGCCTGAAATCCCAGCCCCACCTCAGCAGCAGGACAGTTGACTGCAACCAGGCGTGTCCTGCCTCGTCAACCATCCAGGTCGACAGCGATCGATGGGCGATGGGTGGTGGCCGATCACACACGGCCTCGCATGCACTTGAGGCCCCGTCCCCAACCTCTACTATCGGATTTGCCATTTGACCGGGGACATGATGGGCAACGCGACAGCAAGCAATCTGTTTGGACGCGCCAGGCGTTGGGCTATCGCCTTAACGCAGCAGAAAAGCGTCACCGGAACCGATGGCGAGATGTCGTTCGGTTTGTGGTTCGCCAACATGCTTGGCGCGGAGACTGTGTTTCGAGACGCAAAAATCTGGACGATCGAGATCGAACCTGGGGACGGCCGCCACTGCGTGGCCATGCTGGTCCGGGGTGCTGGGCGCGGCACCATTGTCCTGACAGGGCACTACGACACGGTCTCGACCCATGACTATGGACAATTGGAAGACCTGGCGACCGAACCTGAACAGCTCACCCTTGCCCTGGCAAAGAGCTTGCACATGGCCGAGACGTCAGCCGCCCAACTGGCGAAAACGGATCTCGCTTCAGGAGAATTTCTTGCCGGGCGTGGCCTCCTGGACATGAAGGCTGGCCTTGCCGCTGGATTGGCCGTCTGCGCGGAATTCGCCGACCGTGTTGGGCCTATCGGCAACTTGCTCTTCATCGCCGTGCCCGACGAAGAGAACAATTCCGCAGGCGCGCGCAAGGCTGTTCAGGTGCTCCCCGAAATAGCCAGGGAGCATGACCTCGATATTGGGGCCGCCGTCAACCTGGACGCCATCGCCGACGATGGCGACGGCAGAAAGGGTCGCGTCATCGCATTGGGAACAGTCGGCAAATTGCTGCCCACCGTTTTCGTGGCAGGCGTTCCCGTCCATAGCGGCTTTCCCTTGAATGGGCTCAATGCGGGCGCGATCGCTGCCGCCATCGCAGCGCGCATTGAATGGGCCCCGGAGCTTACCGACGGCTCCCAGGCGCTGCCGGGAACCCCGCCAAGCCTTCTCAGTATCCGCGATGGCAAGGCCGGCTATGACGTGACGACGCCTGCGACAGCCTTTGCCACGTTCAACGTGCTGAGCTATCGGCGAGCGCCAGACGAGGTGCTGGAGCGTTTCGACAGGCTATGCCTCGATGCCGAGAGAGACTATCGGGCGCAGCTCACTCGGCGGATCGGTTCGAGGCGCAGCGATTTCATCGAGAGCATCCCCCTGTATCGATACGAAGCCGTGCTGGGCCGCCTCGAGGCGGAAGCGATATCGAAGCTTGACGCGCTCAGCGCTTCCCTCGCCACTGGCTTGCTTTCTTTGCCCGAACAATGCCGGATCGTGACCGAGGAAGCCTGGAAGCTGAGCCAGCTATCAGGCCCGGCAATCATCACGGGGTTTGGCTCGACCCCTTATCTGGCCACGAGCCTTTCAGACATGCCAATAGCAGCGAGACTAAGGGCAGTCGCCTCCGACATAGCAGCTGGATCGAGCGCTCGTTACGGCAGCGCTATCAGTTGCGCGGAGTACTTCGCCGGCATTTCGGACATGAGTTTCTTTGGCGAGGCCGCCTCGTCGGGTTTCGATGTGGTCGGCAGGAACACGCCAATGTGGAGAGACGGGGTTCGATGGCCGAAGACAAATGGGTTAGCCAATATACCGACCATCAACATCGGTCCATGGGGCCGAGACTACCACACGCCGCTGGAACGTTTGCACACAGGCTATGCGTTCGATGTCCTGCCACGGATCCTCCGGGATGTCTGCGAGGCACTTCTCAATTCCACTATCCGGTGATGTGGAACACGCGCCCCTGTGGCGCCATCAACGGCGATTGTCTCATGTTTTCAGCATCTGCGCGAACGTGCACTGTTTCGGAGCCTTGTCAGGGCGCCACCGCATGAACTTGGTACCGTGTCGGAAGCGATCGCCGGTGACATGGTCGAACTGGATTTCCACCACCAGTTCGGGCTTCAATGGCTCCCACTCCCCGCTCCTCTCGGTGCTCCAACGGCTTGGTCCTCCCGGCGCTTTGCCGGTAAAGCCCGGAGGCGCGCGCAAAGCTTCGAGTTGCCGGGTCAGCTCTGATCGATCCTCCTGCGCGATCGTCGACGTAAATCCCACATGGTCGAGCTTGCCCTGGTCGTTGTAGAGCCCAAGCAACAACGACCCGACCTCGCGCGTGTTCGCCAAGTAGCGGAAGCCACCGACCACACAATCGGCTGTGCGCAGCCGCTTGACCTTGACCATGGCGCGCTCGCCGGGCCGATATTCGTCATCGACAAGCTTGGCGACTACGCCGTCTGTTGAACCGTGACCAGATTCGCCAAGCCATTCCGTTGCCGTTGTCAAATCCCGAGTACAAGGCGACAATTCGAGATCGGGATGTCCCGCTGACTTAACAAACGCATCCAACGCCTCGCGCCGTGCAGACAGCGGTTGTCGCATCAGGCTGGCATCCGGACTTGCCAGCATATCGAAAAGGATCAGCTTGGCCGGCGTTTCGACAGACAGTTTCCGAATCCTGCTTTCCGCTGGATGCAAGCGCATTTGCAGCGCGGCAAAAGAGAGCGAGCCGTCCATGTCGATGACGATCTCACCGTCGACCACGAAGTCTTTGGCCTTCAGCTCACGCAACATCGAAACGACTTCCGGGAAGTATCTGCCGAGTGGCTTGCCCGATTTTGCCCGCAAGTCCACCTCATTACCGGCTTTGAAGGCCAAGCAGCGAAAGCCATCCCATTTGCGTTCGTACTGCCATTTGCCTCTATCACTCGGCAACGCGTTCGCGGTCTTCGCCTCCATCGGCTCCGTCACCACTGGAATGGCGAAAGATAGCCTTTCTGTGTTCGAATTCATGCCCCGAGCTTCGCAGGATCAAGCCGCTTGACGGCAGTGCTGCTTAACCTCCCGGACGGGTCGTAGTCGGCCCGATTGAGCGTCCTCTTCAGCAAGCCAGGCACGGTAGACTGTGTATATCTTTGTATCACGCTAAGATGAGCTTGATTGGAAAGTTTAGTTCCATCGTGTATGACGGGTTACGGCCCGATTGCTACTTCCGCCTAATCATCGTCGTCGTCACTACGATCGGAAGAGACAAATTGGACCGCCTGCTTTCTCTGCGATGCGCCGGGAGCTTGTCCAAGAGTTACGCTCGCTCTTGTCGTTATGACATCTAAGGCGGCGCTGCAGAACAGCAACAAACATTGGAAAATGACAACACGAGCGCGCGCCGCGCATTTGAACAGCTTTTCGAAACCGCAAAGAAAATCGATCACAGCTGATTTCCGCAGGAACCCGCCGCGACCATACAAGTTGGATTAGCACCCGAAGGGGGTCAACCAAAGGAGATTGTCAGATGGCACCCACGAAGAAAGCCAGTGCCGGCACCAAGGGCCTCGAGGATCTGTTCCTCGACGGTCTCAAGGACATTTACTACGCCGAAAAGAAAATTCTCAAAGCCCTGCCGAAGATGGCCAAGGGTGCGGAGGACGCCGAGGTGTCCTCCGCCTTCGAAAAACATCTTGTCGAGACCGAGGGCCAGGTCGAGCGGCTTGAGCAGGTGTTCGATATCCTTGGCGTTGCCGCGCGCGGCAAGACCTGTCCTGCCATCGACGGCATCATCGAGGAGGGATCCGAGATCCTCCAGGAATACAAGGGCTCGACCTCGATCGACGCCGGCCTTGTCGCCGCCGCGCAGGCAGTCGAGCACTATGAGATCGCGCGCTATGGCACGCTGATCGCTTGGGCCACATCGCTTGGCAAGAATGACATCGTCGAGCTGCTGAACGCAACACTTGAAGAGGAGAAGGCCACCGATGACGCCCTGACCTCTCTGGGTGAGTCGGGCGTGAACGACAGAGCAGCCGAGCAGCAACAAGCGGCCTGAGCCCAGACAGAAAAAGAAGGGCCATGGCGACATCGTCGTGGCCCTTACCGTGCACGTAGGACACCGCTTGTCCAACGGTCTACAAGCTGCTCGGTGGTAGCTGTCTCAATATGCTGCCCGTATCGATTGCTGAAGAGCCCGATCATGGCATCATGGGCCTGATCAGAGGCGCTGCAGACCGCATCCTGGACCACAATGGTACGCAAGCCATAGTCCGCCGCGCCCAACACGGTCGAAAGCACGCACATATCTGTTTCGCCGCCGGTGACGATAACGGTGTCACAGCGCCGCTGCGCCAGTAGAGTGCGAAGGTCCGAACCAAGCCATGGAGAATATACCGCTGTCTATAACTGGCGCAGGGGGCGTAAACGGTCGAAGTTCCGGCACCAAGTCCACCTGTCCCGGGCCAATGCGCTCAAGCGTCATGTCTGCCCATCGTTCATAATAGCGTTTCCAAGTACCCTGCCCGTCCCCGGGCCGCCTCGCCGGTATAAGCCGCGTGAAGACCAACCTTGACGGCTGCGTTGTGCACAGGTCTACGATCCTGGGAAGCACACGTT
It encodes:
- a CDS encoding YciE/YciF ferroxidase family protein → MAPTKKASAGTKGLEDLFLDGLKDIYYAEKKILKALPKMAKGAEDAEVSSAFEKHLVETEGQVERLEQVFDILGVAARGKTCPAIDGIIEEGSEILQEYKGSTSIDAGLVAAAQAVEHYEIARYGTLIAWATSLGKNDIVELLNATLEEEKATDDALTSLGESGVNDRAAEQQQAA
- a CDS encoding GFA family protein; the encoded protein is MSIDVVRSGGCLCGAVRFLVRGAPLRVGLCHCQDCRRTSGSAFTFFGVWPRPAYQGAGNLRAFEERSFCPECGSRVASLREEEAEIMLGNLDHAPSDVIPGYELWIGRREPWLMDLQWAEQFEHDREPRAIDAPSIEPEIPAPPQQQDS
- a CDS encoding ATP-dependent DNA ligase — protein: MNSNTERLSFAIPVVTEPMEAKTANALPSDRGKWQYERKWDGFRCLAFKAGNEVDLRAKSGKPLGRYFPEVVSMLRELKAKDFVVDGEIVIDMDGSLSFAALQMRLHPAESRIRKLSVETPAKLILFDMLASPDASLMRQPLSARREALDAFVKSAGHPDLELSPCTRDLTTATEWLGESGHGSTDGVVAKLVDDEYRPGERAMVKVKRLRTADCVVGGFRYLANTREVGSLLLGLYNDQGKLDHVGFTSTIAQEDRSELTRQLEALRAPPGFTGKAPGGPSRWSTERSGEWEPLKPELVVEIQFDHVTGDRFRHGTKFMRWRPDKAPKQCTFAQMLKT
- a CDS encoding cysteine hydrolase family protein; amino-acid sequence: MAQRRCDTVIVTGGETDMCVLSTVLGAADYGLRTIVVQDAVCSASDQAHDAMIGLFSNRYGQHIETATTEQLVDRWTSGVLRAR
- a CDS encoding M20/M25/M40 family metallo-hydrolase; translated protein: MTGDMMGNATASNLFGRARRWAIALTQQKSVTGTDGEMSFGLWFANMLGAETVFRDAKIWTIEIEPGDGRHCVAMLVRGAGRGTIVLTGHYDTVSTHDYGQLEDLATEPEQLTLALAKSLHMAETSAAQLAKTDLASGEFLAGRGLLDMKAGLAAGLAVCAEFADRVGPIGNLLFIAVPDEENNSAGARKAVQVLPEIAREHDLDIGAAVNLDAIADDGDGRKGRVIALGTVGKLLPTVFVAGVPVHSGFPLNGLNAGAIAAAIAARIEWAPELTDGSQALPGTPPSLLSIRDGKAGYDVTTPATAFATFNVLSYRRAPDEVLERFDRLCLDAERDYRAQLTRRIGSRRSDFIESIPLYRYEAVLGRLEAEAISKLDALSASLATGLLSLPEQCRIVTEEAWKLSQLSGPAIITGFGSTPYLATSLSDMPIAARLRAVASDIAAGSSARYGSAISCAEYFAGISDMSFFGEAASSGFDVVGRNTPMWRDGVRWPKTNGLANIPTINIGPWGRDYHTPLERLHTGYAFDVLPRILRDVCEALLNSTIR
- a CDS encoding helix-turn-helix domain-containing protein, producing the protein MTQLTVEQCRAARALVDWSQARLGAKAQVSEGTVRDFEKSKRVPSGDMLVAMRSALERAGVAFLGDGETIHGGPGVRLKTPTAPRSPIQDGEAGIIQNSEM